GGAAAAGGATGCCACATTCATATTCCCAAGCCTAAAAACCATCTATACCTATACTCATGAGAGGAAGTAGCAATGCATAGTTTTTTTGCACAGCAACAACTCGACAAAAATACTCCCATTCCACTGTATTTCCAACTGAAAACACTTTTACTCAAGTTCATAAAGACCCAGGATGGGGTGGTATCGCTACCTACAGAGCAGCAACTCTGCAATCATTTTAACATCTCTCGCTCTACGGTTCGCCAGGCATTGAAAGAGTTGGTGAATGAAGGAGTCATCGAGCGCCACAAGGCAAAGGGCTCCCTCACCATCCCAAAAAAACTGGAGCAGAACTTTCTTTCAGTCTTGGAGAGTTTCAATGATGAGATGCAGGAAAAGGGTTTGCTTCCAACAACCCAAGTACTCGACCTCTCCCTTATTGAACCATCACTGGCAATTCGGGAAGCTCTCGACCTTCCCCCTGGAGAACAAGTCGTACAGTTGATCCGACTCAGGGGAACGGGAGAAGAACCTATTGTCCTGGTGTACACCTACCTTCCTGCTTCCTTTAAAGGCATTCGTAATTTGATCCAGGAAGACCTGGTAAACAACTCCTTGTACAAATTGCTGCAGAGCAAGTACCACGTTGCAATTGACTGGACCAGGAGAATCATCGAAATCCGAAGCGCAGGAGAGTTTGAAGCGAAGCTTTTGCATATCAAGGCAAAGGACCCTCTGCAATATATCGAAACCATCTCCAGGACCAAGGAAGGAGTGCCCTTCGAATTCTCAAAGGCATATTACCGGGGTGATCTCAACAAATTCGTCATTGAAATCAGAAACAAGAGGTTATGATATGAAGCAGACATTGCTCGCCTATGGACCAAGCTTGAGGACATCACAGATCCAGGATCTTGCAGATAAAGCTGAAGCCGAGGACATGGGTACCTTATATCTTCAGGAAATTGCT
This sequence is a window from uncultured Sphaerochaeta sp.. Protein-coding genes within it:
- a CDS encoding GntR family transcriptional regulator — protein: MHSFFAQQQLDKNTPIPLYFQLKTLLLKFIKTQDGVVSLPTEQQLCNHFNISRSTVRQALKELVNEGVIERHKAKGSLTIPKKLEQNFLSVLESFNDEMQEKGLLPTTQVLDLSLIEPSLAIREALDLPPGEQVVQLIRLRGTGEEPIVLVYTYLPASFKGIRNLIQEDLVNNSLYKLLQSKYHVAIDWTRRIIEIRSAGEFEAKLLHIKAKDPLQYIETISRTKEGVPFEFSKAYYRGDLNKFVIEIRNKRL